From a region of the Methylocystis hirsuta genome:
- a CDS encoding alpha/beta hydrolase, translating to MSAGGASAATRRTVAFLRRFVRPHILALTAPLRRLQALIETLSPERRAPFAPQIPGDWNPASGDSAVATLFYLHGGAFLIGSPRLFRYASRAFARAGFDVFAPAYRLAPEHVFPAALEDVLRAYRTFTEARPGPFVIVGDSAGGGLAVSLMLRIREEGLRPPVAAALSSPWVDLAGTGASMRENESRDPLFTRKDILLGARAVLGRQSARNPLASPIYADLSRLPPMLVHVGADEVLRDDSTRLVARARQAGVDAQLEIWPCAPHAWQLMSFLPEARQSRAKAIEFLKTRLAQAPSNAAG from the coding sequence ATGAGCGCTGGCGGCGCGAGCGCGGCGACGCGGCGGACCGTCGCGTTCCTTCGCCGTTTCGTCAGACCCCACATCTTGGCGCTGACGGCGCCTTTGCGGCGCCTTCAGGCGCTCATTGAAACGCTGTCTCCCGAACGCCGGGCGCCTTTTGCGCCGCAGATTCCGGGCGACTGGAACCCTGCTTCAGGCGACAGCGCGGTTGCGACGCTGTTCTATCTTCACGGCGGCGCCTTTCTCATCGGGTCGCCGCGGCTTTTTCGCTACGCTTCACGCGCGTTCGCCCGCGCGGGCTTCGACGTCTTCGCGCCAGCCTATCGGCTCGCGCCGGAGCATGTCTTTCCGGCCGCGCTCGAAGATGTCTTGCGCGCCTATCGGACCTTCACCGAGGCGCGGCCGGGCCCCTTCGTCATCGTCGGCGATTCGGCGGGCGGCGGGCTTGCCGTCTCGCTGATGCTGCGCATCCGCGAGGAAGGCTTGCGACCGCCGGTCGCCGCGGCGCTGTCCTCGCCATGGGTCGATCTCGCCGGGACCGGCGCCTCGATGCGCGAGAATGAAAGTCGTGACCCCCTGTTTACGCGCAAGGATATTCTGCTCGGCGCCCGCGCCGTTCTGGGACGCCAAAGCGCCAGAAATCCGCTTGCTTCGCCGATCTACGCCGATCTCTCCAGGCTGCCGCCGATGCTCGTTCACGTCGGCGCGGACGAAGTGCTGAGAGACGATTCGACGCGGCTCGTCGCGCGCGCGCGGCAGGCGGGGGTCGACGCGCAGCTCGAGATCTGGCCTTGCGCGCCGCACGCCTGGCAGCTGATGAGCTTTCTCCCCGAAGCGCGCCAGTCGCGAGCGAAAGCCATCGAATTTCTGAAAACGCGGCTCGCTCAGGCGCCCTCCAACGCGGCTGGCTGA
- a CDS encoding molybdopterin-dependent oxidoreductase — translation MKPPRRISLREFQPQIARLERRLFLKQGLSLGALSLLSGCTLKDDDAVDRLLFAMSRFNDRVQAALFDPLRLAPTFSDADVTTPFPFNAYYEEKDIPRIDGEDYRLRLSGLVADQRPWSLSELRALPQSSQITRLVCVEGWSAIGTWRGVAFRHFLERIGADLTARYVGFKCADKYYSSIDMPSALHPQTLLALDFTDAKYGYPLRLRLPTKLGFKNPKFIGEIFVTNDYPGGYWEDKGYNWFSGS, via the coding sequence ATGAAGCCGCCCCGCCGCATCAGCCTTAGAGAGTTTCAGCCGCAGATCGCGCGGCTCGAGCGCCGGCTCTTTCTCAAGCAAGGCCTGTCGCTTGGCGCGCTGTCGCTCCTCTCGGGCTGCACCTTGAAGGACGACGACGCCGTCGATCGGCTGCTTTTCGCGATGTCGCGGTTCAACGACCGCGTTCAGGCGGCGCTTTTCGATCCTTTGAGGCTCGCGCCGACCTTTTCCGACGCGGACGTCACGACGCCTTTCCCCTTCAACGCCTATTACGAAGAAAAGGATATTCCCCGCATCGACGGCGAGGACTATCGGCTGCGGCTCTCGGGCCTTGTCGCCGACCAGCGTCCCTGGAGCTTAAGCGAATTGCGCGCGCTGCCGCAGTCGAGCCAGATCACCCGCCTCGTCTGCGTCGAGGGCTGGAGCGCGATCGGCACATGGCGCGGCGTCGCCTTCCGGCATTTTCTCGAACGGATCGGCGCCGACCTCACGGCGCGTTACGTCGGTTTCAAATGCGCCGACAAATATTATTCGAGCATCGACATGCCGAGCGCGCTGCATCCGCAAACGCTGCTCGCGCTTGACTTCACGGACGCCAAATACGGCTACCCGCTGCGCCTGCGGCTTCCAACGAAACTCGGATTCAAGAATCCGAAGTTCATCGGCGAGATCTTCGTGACGAACGACTATCCCGGCGGCTATTGGGAGGACAAGGGCTACAATTGGTTCAGCGGCTCTTGA
- a CDS encoding nucleotidyltransferase domain-containing protein, whose protein sequence is MTKPAPADPILARFRAALARTYGERLERAVLFGSRARGDARPDSDYDVAVFLREQESFWQESGRLAEIETDILYDTGAVINALPFSAGAYGARTPLMQELRRDGVDL, encoded by the coding sequence ATGACGAAGCCGGCGCCTGCCGATCCCATTCTCGCGCGATTCCGCGCCGCGCTCGCCCGGACCTATGGCGAGCGGTTGGAGCGCGCCGTTCTGTTCGGCTCGCGGGCGCGTGGCGACGCGCGGCCTGATTCCGATTACGACGTCGCGGTTTTCCTGAGAGAGCAGGAGAGCTTCTGGCAAGAAAGCGGGCGCCTCGCCGAAATCGAGACCGACATACTTTATGACACCGGTGCGGTCATCAACGCGCTGCCCTTTTCCGCCGGAGCCTATGGCGCTCGCACGCCGCTCATGCAGGAGCTTCGGCGCGATGGCGTCGATCTGTGA
- a CDS encoding DUF2023 family protein has translation MIDEGVPPLSSTRCRCADAAPVLRLFHHNIYEYGRGVRGLFLMTLSRRELELTLGKLERQGIHHFVQELNPVKVNLFFGRPAFVAVARSIVTRPLNALTPEEDFMLGTLLGYDREQQCRRFLTRSGRGMPEELPLAAE, from the coding sequence TTGATCGACGAGGGCGTTCCGCCTCTGTCGTCGACGCGCTGTCGCTGTGCCGATGCTGCGCCGGTGCTGCGCCTCTTCCATCACAACATCTACGAATATGGGCGGGGCGTTCGCGGCTTGTTTCTGATGACCCTTAGCCGTCGGGAACTGGAATTGACGCTCGGCAAGTTAGAACGGCAAGGCATCCATCACTTCGTCCAGGAGCTCAATCCGGTCAAAGTGAACCTCTTCTTTGGCCGGCCCGCGTTCGTCGCCGTGGCGCGTTCGATCGTCACGCGGCCGCTCAACGCGCTCACGCCGGAGGAAGACTTCATGCTTGGCACGTTGCTCGGCTACGATCGCGAGCAGCAGTGTCGCCGCTTTCTCACGCGTTCGGGCCGGGGCATGCCGGAGGAGCTGCCTCTGGCGGCCGAATGA
- the truA gene encoding tRNA pseudouridine(38-40) synthase TruA codes for MPRFALTIEYDGAPFVGWQRQANGVSIQQRLEEAVAAINGGARAVVHGAGRTDAGVHALGQIAHIDLARDWRVDRLRDAINAHLKPDPIAVLAARAVGEDFEARFSAIRRHYLYVIDNRRAPLALNLGRAWHVKRPLDARAMHEAAQSLVGRHDFTTFRASECQANSPMRTLERLDVRRDGERIEIVASARSFLHNQVRSMAGSLEHVGSGKWRVEDLALALRAKDRARCGQVAPPHGLYLVAVDY; via the coding sequence GTGCCCCGCTTCGCGCTGACGATCGAATATGACGGCGCGCCTTTCGTCGGCTGGCAGCGGCAGGCGAATGGCGTTTCCATTCAGCAGCGCCTCGAAGAGGCCGTGGCCGCGATCAATGGCGGCGCGCGCGCCGTTGTTCATGGCGCGGGCCGCACCGACGCCGGCGTGCATGCGCTGGGGCAGATCGCGCATATCGATCTTGCGCGCGATTGGCGCGTCGATCGTCTGCGCGACGCGATCAATGCGCATCTGAAGCCGGATCCGATCGCGGTGCTCGCCGCGCGCGCGGTCGGCGAGGATTTCGAAGCGCGCTTTTCCGCGATCCGCCGCCATTATCTCTATGTCATCGACAATCGCCGCGCGCCCTTGGCGCTGAACCTCGGCCGCGCCTGGCACGTCAAGCGGCCGCTCGACGCGAGAGCCATGCATGAAGCGGCGCAATCTCTCGTCGGCCGTCACGACTTCACGACCTTTCGCGCCTCGGAATGCCAGGCGAATTCGCCGATGCGCACGCTGGAGCGTCTCGACGTGCGTCGCGATGGCGAGCGAATCGAGATCGTCGCTTCGGCGCGCTCCTTCCTGCACAATCAGGTGCGCTCCATGGCGGGCTCGTTGGAGCATGTCGGCAGCGGCAAATGGCGCGTCGAGGATCTTGCGCTGGCGCTTCGCGCGAAAGACCGTGCGCGCTGCGGACAAGTCGCGCCGCCGCACGGTCTGTACCTTGTTGCTGTCGATTATTAG
- the def gene encoding peptide deformylase translates to MAILPIITLPDPLLRKISEPVDRVDAEVRRLLDDMLETMYEAPGVGLAAIQVAVAKRIVVVDVGKTEETRSPLFLINPEIIWASEELSVYQEGCLSVPDYFEDVKRPARVRVRHLDRDSAIQEFDAEGLLATVVQHELDHLEGGLFIDHLSRLKRERVVKKFNKAARHDEIAAQHRAATERQSEQAGA, encoded by the coding sequence ATGGCCATTCTGCCGATCATCACGCTTCCGGATCCGCTGCTGCGCAAGATTTCCGAGCCTGTCGACCGTGTCGACGCGGAGGTGCGGCGTCTACTCGACGACATGCTGGAGACGATGTACGAGGCGCCCGGCGTCGGCCTCGCGGCGATCCAGGTCGCGGTGGCCAAGCGCATCGTCGTCGTCGATGTCGGCAAGACCGAGGAGACGCGTTCGCCGCTTTTCCTCATCAACCCGGAAATCATCTGGGCGTCGGAGGAATTAAGTGTCTATCAGGAAGGCTGCCTGTCCGTGCCCGACTATTTCGAGGACGTGAAGCGGCCGGCGCGGGTGCGTGTGCGTCATCTCGACCGGGACAGCGCGATCCAGGAATTCGACGCCGAAGGGCTGCTCGCGACCGTGGTGCAGCACGAGCTGGATCACCTCGAAGGCGGGCTCTTCATCGACCATCTGTCGCGCTTAAAGCGCGAGCGCGTCGTCAAGAAGTTCAACAAGGCGGCGCGCCACGACGAAATCGCCGCCCAGCATCGCGCCGCCACGGAGCGTCAGTCGGAACAAGCCGGAGCCTGA
- a CDS encoding tetratricopeptide repeat protein, which translates to MRAKIERLLATLAIVAIFAPAARAANDAPPALDFAFGAYQRGDYLVAMKEAKKRIAANPKDAAALTLIGQLYLEGAGVGRDLSTAMEWFKRGADAGDREAAYLYGAAALNGAGAPKNRAVARAYLEKAAAQDHPAALHLIGELALENEGAPSDFGRASDYFRRAAAKGDADSLYALGLLYKTGRGVPKDEREAAEWFRRAAELDFAPAMVEFAVLQFNGVGAPRDRAAAAQWFRKAAAKGNAVAQNRLAHILGEGLGVEANLAEAREWRDKSREAGLNDPSLDYLSSASAPAKPTAGK; encoded by the coding sequence ATGAGGGCGAAGATCGAGCGCCTGCTCGCGACGCTCGCGATCGTCGCCATTTTCGCGCCTGCCGCTCGGGCCGCCAATGATGCGCCGCCCGCGCTGGACTTCGCCTTCGGCGCCTATCAGCGCGGGGATTATCTGGTCGCGATGAAGGAGGCGAAGAAGCGCATCGCCGCCAATCCGAAGGACGCGGCCGCGCTCACCCTTATCGGCCAGCTTTACCTCGAAGGCGCGGGCGTGGGGCGCGACCTCTCGACCGCGATGGAGTGGTTCAAGCGGGGCGCCGACGCCGGCGATCGGGAAGCGGCCTATCTCTACGGCGCTGCGGCGCTCAATGGCGCCGGCGCGCCGAAGAACCGCGCCGTCGCCCGCGCCTATTTGGAAAAGGCCGCGGCGCAGGATCATCCCGCCGCCCTCCATCTGATCGGGGAGCTCGCCCTCGAAAATGAGGGCGCGCCGTCCGACTTCGGCAGAGCGTCTGACTATTTTCGCCGCGCCGCCGCCAAGGGCGACGCCGACTCGCTCTACGCGCTTGGCCTTCTCTACAAAACCGGCAGAGGCGTCCCGAAGGACGAGCGCGAAGCCGCGGAGTGGTTCAGGCGCGCGGCCGAACTGGACTTCGCGCCGGCGATGGTCGAGTTCGCCGTTCTCCAGTTCAATGGGGTCGGCGCGCCACGTGACCGCGCCGCCGCCGCGCAATGGTTTCGCAAAGCGGCGGCGAAGGGCAACGCCGTCGCGCAAAACCGCCTCGCGCATATTCTCGGCGAAGGCCTCGGGGTCGAGGCCAATCTCGCCGAGGCGCGCGAGTGGCGAGACAAATCGCGCGAAGCCGGGTTGAACGATCCCTCGCTCGATTATCTCTCGAGCGCGTCCGCGCCGGCGAAGCCGACCGCCGGTAAATGA
- a CDS encoding M48 family metallopeptidase — protein MFKAYGLYSHIRANELRSAFLLAGFVVLLLALMFSFALLIEAMSARPGAPFDYILALAWDDLKRGWPIGVIAAGVWFVIAYLFHQKMIDFATGAANLSRAESPRVYNLLENLCISRGVPIPALQLIESDALNAYASGLKEGQYKIAVTRGLTRFLTDAELEAVLAHELTHIRNRDVQLLVIAVIFAGIFAFVADLTIRRWDFPFGFSPHRPERDDGRRGNGGAALAILIALFIIALSWGASVLIRFALSRSREFLADAGSVELTKNPDAMISALRKIEAHAAIPNMPSRMQYFFIETPALHPEFGWFATHPSVDARVAALVEFGGGRDVSVAALGEEREAIDAPREDEAAFLPKDGRHPLWPPRGPWDSARR, from the coding sequence ATGTTCAAAGCCTACGGCCTTTATTCCCACATTCGCGCCAACGAACTGCGCTCGGCCTTCCTGCTCGCGGGCTTCGTCGTTCTGCTTCTTGCGCTGATGTTCTCCTTCGCGCTGCTGATCGAGGCGATGAGCGCGCGGCCCGGCGCCCCTTTCGACTACATCCTGGCGCTCGCATGGGATGATCTGAAACGCGGCTGGCCGATCGGCGTCATCGCGGCGGGCGTTTGGTTCGTCATCGCCTATCTCTTCCATCAGAAGATGATCGACTTCGCCACCGGGGCCGCGAACCTGTCGCGCGCCGAATCGCCGCGCGTTTACAATCTGCTCGAAAATCTCTGCATCTCCCGCGGCGTGCCGATTCCCGCCCTGCAGCTCATTGAGAGCGACGCGCTCAACGCCTACGCTTCCGGGCTCAAAGAGGGACAGTACAAGATCGCGGTGACCCGCGGTCTGACGCGCTTTCTGACCGACGCCGAGCTCGAGGCGGTTCTCGCGCATGAGCTGACTCATATTCGCAACCGCGACGTTCAGCTTCTCGTGATCGCCGTGATTTTCGCCGGCATTTTCGCCTTCGTCGCCGATCTGACGATCCGACGCTGGGATTTTCCTTTCGGCTTCTCGCCGCATCGTCCCGAGCGGGACGACGGCCGAAGAGGCAATGGCGGCGCGGCGCTCGCCATTCTCATCGCCCTGTTCATCATCGCGCTGAGCTGGGGCGCCTCCGTGCTGATCCGCTTCGCGCTGTCGCGCTCACGCGAATTCCTCGCCGACGCCGGCAGCGTCGAGCTGACGAAGAACCCCGACGCGATGATCTCGGCGCTGCGCAAGATCGAAGCGCATGCGGCGATTCCGAACATGCCCTCGCGCATGCAGTATTTCTTCATCGAAACCCCGGCGCTGCATCCGGAGTTCGGCTGGTTTGCGACGCATCCGAGCGTCGACGCGCGCGTCGCGGCCCTCGTCGAATTCGGCGGCGGCCGGGACGTGTCGGTCGCGGCTTTAGGGGAAGAACGCGAGGCGATCGATGCGCCGCGCGAGGACGAGGCCGCCTTCCTGCCCAAGGACGGACGCCATCCGCTCTGGCCGCCGCGCGGTCCCTGGGACAGCGCCAGGCGCTGA
- the fldA gene encoding flavodoxin FldA, with product MSITVIFGSDGGATKGVASKISKKCQGRSVDIKDATTDDFENCHLLILGSPTYGDGTLQTDWEENIDKLRSANLKGKKVALFGTGDQQTYPLSFVDAMGILYDEVSALGAQVIGFTETSGYDYLGSTAARDGKFVGLALDQDTQSGKTEKRVTAWLSKLL from the coding sequence ATGAGCATCACGGTCATCTTCGGTTCCGACGGCGGCGCGACGAAGGGGGTTGCTTCAAAAATTTCAAAGAAGTGCCAGGGGCGGTCTGTCGACATCAAGGACGCCACGACCGACGACTTCGAAAATTGCCATCTGCTGATCCTGGGTTCGCCGACCTATGGCGACGGCACCCTGCAAACGGATTGGGAAGAGAACATCGACAAGCTGCGCAGCGCAAATTTAAAGGGCAAGAAAGTCGCCCTGTTCGGCACCGGCGACCAGCAGACCTATCCGCTCTCCTTCGTGGACGCGATGGGCATCCTCTATGACGAGGTCTCGGCGCTCGGGGCCCAGGTGATCGGCTTCACCGAGACCTCCGGCTATGACTATCTTGGCTCTACCGCTGCGCGGGACGGCAAGTTCGTAGGTCTCGCCCTCGACCAGGACACCCAGTCCGGCAAAACCGAAAAACGAGTGACCGCATGGCTGAGCAAGTTACTTTGA
- a CDS encoding HEPN domain-containing protein — MTQPETFAYLAKAQQALKEARIVLANDLAEAAGRAAYHAAYHAAQAFIFERTGKAAKSHNGVRSEFARLAKEDPRIDRGFAAFLARAYNLKAVADYAIGDNAGVSLSEAGQAIESAAQFVACVSRLLEPHE; from the coding sequence GTGACACAGCCCGAAACTTTTGCATATCTCGCCAAAGCGCAACAAGCCTTGAAGGAGGCCCGGATCGTCCTCGCCAACGATCTTGCCGAGGCGGCAGGCCGGGCTGCTTATCATGCCGCCTATCACGCCGCGCAGGCATTCATTTTCGAACGCACGGGCAAGGCCGCGAAAAGTCATAATGGCGTTCGCAGCGAATTCGCGCGCCTCGCCAAGGAAGACCCGCGCATCGATAGAGGCTTCGCCGCTTTTTTGGCGCGCGCATACAATCTCAAGGCCGTCGCCGACTATGCGATTGGCGACAACGCGGGCGTCAGTCTATCTGAGGCCGGTCAAGCGATCGAGAGCGCTGCGCAATTTGTCGCGTGCGTTTCGCGTTTGCTAGAGCCGCACGAGTAA
- a CDS encoding thiamine phosphate synthase has translation MNDISPRLYLATPPLADAAAFAPALNEALAAGDVASLLIRFADADERGQEAIVRALAPAAQDKGVAVLVAAAPNVALRAGADGVHVAGCGEALADAIKKLSPRYIVGAGDIETRDDAMRAGELSADYVMFSDLDREALIERVAWWAELFNTPCVVRAETLDDVAPLVQAGADFVRLDDAVWSDARGPAAAVAEAQARLKGERQ, from the coding sequence ATGAACGACATTTCGCCGCGACTCTACCTCGCGACCCCGCCGCTTGCCGACGCGGCGGCTTTTGCGCCCGCGCTCAACGAGGCGCTCGCCGCAGGCGACGTCGCGAGCCTGCTCATTCGTTTCGCCGATGCCGACGAACGCGGCCAGGAAGCGATCGTGCGCGCTCTGGCGCCCGCCGCGCAGGATAAAGGCGTCGCGGTCCTCGTCGCGGCGGCCCCCAATGTCGCGCTGCGCGCCGGCGCCGATGGCGTCCATGTCGCCGGCTGCGGCGAAGCGCTTGCCGACGCCATCAAGAAACTGTCGCCGCGCTACATCGTCGGCGCCGGAGATATCGAGACGCGCGACGACGCCATGCGCGCGGGCGAGTTGAGCGCGGACTATGTGATGTTTTCGGATCTCGACCGTGAAGCGCTCATCGAGCGCGTCGCCTGGTGGGCGGAGCTTTTCAACACGCCCTGCGTCGTTCGCGCGGAAACGCTCGACGATGTCGCGCCGCTGGTTCAGGCGGGCGCCGACTTCGTGCGGCTCGACGACGCCGTCTGGAGCGACGCGCGCGGTCCGGCGGCGGCGGTGGCGGAGGCGCAGGCGAGGCTTAAGGGAGAACGGCAGTGA
- a CDS encoding LemA family protein, whose translation MSLLIFLGLVAAVAFWLVSVYNGLVSLRQRGKQAFSDVNVQLKQRHDLVPNLVETVKGYATHEKSTLDDVVKARNAAVAAQGPAQIGAAEGALTGALSRLIALSEAYPDLKANQNFQQLQSELSDIENKISAARRFLNNTVAEYNATREGFPGFLIAQRFGFEPLDYFELDEAQQKAIETPPKVEF comes from the coding sequence ATGTCTTTGCTGATTTTTCTAGGCCTCGTCGCCGCCGTCGCCTTCTGGCTGGTCAGCGTTTACAACGGCCTCGTGTCGTTGCGCCAGCGCGGCAAGCAGGCCTTTTCCGACGTCAATGTGCAGCTCAAGCAGCGGCACGATCTCGTGCCCAATCTGGTCGAGACGGTGAAGGGCTACGCCACCCATGAGAAAAGCACGCTGGATGACGTGGTCAAGGCGCGCAACGCCGCCGTCGCGGCGCAGGGCCCGGCGCAGATAGGGGCGGCCGAGGGCGCGCTGACCGGCGCGCTCTCGCGGCTGATCGCGCTGTCGGAAGCCTATCCGGATCTGAAGGCGAACCAGAATTTCCAGCAGCTGCAGAGCGAACTTTCGGACATCGAAAACAAGATTTCCGCGGCGCGGCGCTTCCTGAACAATACCGTCGCCGAATACAACGCCACGCGGGAGGGCTTTCCCGGTTTCCTGATTGCGCAGCGCTTCGGCTTCGAGCCGCTCGACTATTTCGAGTTGGACGAAGCGCAGCAGAAGGCGATCGAAACCCCGCCGAAGGTGGAATTTTAA
- the argH gene encoding argininosuccinate lyase, translating into MTSKIWGGRFKSATDAVLEAINVSIDFDKRLGLQDVRGSLAHVAMLGETGIVSRDDAAKIADGLERVKAEIENERFHFSRALEDIHMNVESRLAELIGPAAGRLHTARSRNDQVATDFRLYIRDQIDALDVELADLQLALATRARDEAASVMPGFTHLQSAQPVTLGHHLLAYVEMIARDRGRLRDARARLNECPLGAAALAGTSFPIDRAMTAHALGFDRPTANSLDSVSDRDFVLETLSAAAICATHLSRFAEEIVLWTTPQFGFIALSDKFTTGSSIMPQKRNPDAAELARGKSGRVIGALVALLVVMKGLPLAYSKDMQEDKEGAFDALDTLSLCIAAIAGMVRDMRVDRARMKAAAGAGYATATDLADWLVRALSLPFREAHHVTGRIVALAEARGVGLEDLTLEEMRSVEPRINADVCDVLGVEKSVQSRRSFGGTAPDNVRAAAQVWFDRLKDK; encoded by the coding sequence ATGACGAGCAAGATATGGGGCGGGCGCTTCAAAAGCGCAACCGACGCGGTTCTGGAGGCGATCAACGTCTCGATCGACTTCGACAAGCGCCTCGGCCTGCAGGACGTCCGCGGCTCGCTCGCCCATGTCGCCATGCTCGGCGAAACGGGGATCGTGTCGCGCGACGACGCGGCGAAGATCGCCGATGGATTGGAGCGAGTCAAAGCGGAAATCGAGAACGAGCGCTTCCATTTTTCGCGCGCGCTCGAAGACATTCACATGAACGTCGAGTCGCGCCTTGCCGAGCTGATCGGCCCGGCGGCGGGGCGCCTGCACACCGCGCGTTCGCGCAACGATCAGGTGGCGACCGATTTCCGCCTCTATATCCGCGATCAGATCGACGCGCTGGATGTCGAACTCGCCGATCTGCAGCTGGCGCTGGCGACACGCGCGCGGGACGAGGCGGCAAGCGTCATGCCCGGATTCACGCATCTGCAATCGGCGCAGCCGGTGACGCTCGGCCATCATCTCCTCGCCTATGTCGAAATGATCGCCCGCGACCGCGGACGTCTTCGCGACGCCCGCGCGCGCCTGAACGAATGCCCGCTCGGCGCAGCCGCGCTCGCCGGGACGAGCTTTCCGATCGACCGCGCGATGACGGCGCACGCGCTCGGCTTCGATCGGCCGACGGCGAATTCGCTGGACAGCGTCTCCGATCGCGACTTCGTTCTGGAGACGCTGAGCGCGGCGGCGATCTGCGCCACGCATCTGTCGCGCTTCGCCGAAGAGATCGTGCTGTGGACGACGCCGCAATTCGGCTTCATCGCGCTGTCCGATAAATTCACCACCGGCTCGTCGATCATGCCGCAGAAGCGCAATCCCGACGCCGCCGAACTCGCGCGCGGCAAATCGGGCCGCGTCATCGGCGCGCTTGTCGCGCTGCTCGTCGTCATGAAGGGCCTGCCGCTCGCCTATTCGAAAGATATGCAGGAGGATAAGGAAGGCGCCTTCGACGCGCTCGACACCTTGTCGCTCTGCATCGCCGCGATCGCCGGCATGGTCCGCGACATGCGCGTCGACCGCGCGCGGATGAAAGCCGCGGCCGGCGCGGGCTACGCGACCGCGACCGACCTTGCCGACTGGCTGGTGCGGGCGCTGTCGCTTCCGTTTCGCGAGGCGCACCATGTCACCGGCCGCATCGTCGCGCTCGCCGAAGCGCGCGGGGTTGGTCTTGAGGATTTGACGCTCGAGGAGATGCGGAGCGTCGAACCGCGCATCAACGCCGATGTGTGCGACGTGCTCGGCGTCGAGAAATCGGTGCAAAGCCGCAGGAGCTTCGGTGGAACGGCGCCCGACAATGTGCGCGCCGCCGCGCAAGTCTGGTTCGACAGATTGAAGGACAAATGA
- the fmt gene encoding methionyl-tRNA formyltransferase, translating to MRVVFMGTPDFAARLLKEIISRGHEIAAVYTQPPRPAGRGMAEKKSAVHLLAESFGLPVRSPKSLKGADAQADFAALDADVAVVAAYGLLLPQPILDSPRYGCLNLHGSLLPRWRGAAPIQRAIMAGDAESGVMVMKMEAGLDTGPVALTAKTPIGAEMTAGELHDRLAELGAPLMAQALDLLAKDELRFTPQAEDGACYARKIEKAEARIDWRRSAQDVHDLVRGLSPFPGAFFEADLGRGVERVKVLRTRVEEGAGAPGAALDDAGLIACGAGALRLLRVQRAGKGEMGIEEFLRGRKLGLGSVLVPRARGGGDVP from the coding sequence ATGCGCGTCGTCTTCATGGGCACGCCGGACTTCGCAGCCCGCCTGCTCAAGGAAATCATTTCTCGCGGTCATGAGATCGCGGCGGTTTACACGCAGCCGCCGCGACCGGCCGGACGCGGGATGGCGGAGAAAAAGTCCGCCGTCCACCTCTTGGCGGAGAGCTTCGGTCTTCCCGTTCGTTCGCCGAAAAGTCTGAAAGGCGCCGATGCGCAGGCGGACTTCGCCGCGCTTGACGCCGACGTCGCCGTCGTCGCCGCCTATGGGCTGCTGCTGCCTCAGCCGATCCTCGACTCGCCGCGATACGGCTGCCTCAACCTGCACGGGTCGCTGCTGCCGCGTTGGCGCGGCGCCGCGCCGATTCAGCGCGCGATCATGGCGGGCGACGCCGAGAGCGGCGTCATGGTGATGAAGATGGAGGCCGGTCTCGACACCGGTCCCGTCGCATTGACGGCGAAAACGCCGATCGGCGCCGAGATGACCGCAGGCGAGTTGCACGATCGTCTCGCCGAGCTTGGTGCGCCGCTGATGGCGCAGGCCCTCGATCTGCTGGCGAAAGACGAACTGCGCTTCACGCCGCAGGCCGAAGACGGCGCCTGCTATGCGCGAAAGATCGAGAAGGCTGAAGCGCGGATCGATTGGCGCCGATCGGCGCAAGACGTCCATGATCTCGTGCGCGGCCTCTCGCCCTTTCCCGGCGCTTTTTTTGAAGCCGATCTCGGCCGCGGCGTCGAGCGCGTGAAGGTCTTGCGCACACGCGTCGAGGAGGGAGCGGGCGCGCCGGGCGCCGCGCTCGATGACGCCGGGCTCATCGCCTGCGGCGCGGGCGCGCTGCGGCTGCTGCGCGTGCAACGCGCCGGCAAGGGCGAAATGGGGATTGAGGAGTTTTTGCGCGGCAGAAAACTCGGGCTTGGCTCTGTGCTGGTCCCTCGCGCTCGGGGCGGAGGGGACGTTCCATAG